A single genomic interval of Myxocyprinus asiaticus isolate MX2 ecotype Aquarium Trade chromosome 19, UBuf_Myxa_2, whole genome shotgun sequence harbors:
- the LOC127410405 gene encoding insulin-like growth factor-binding protein 1, whose translation MSGLLLNIFWVAAFSALLSAPGLRASPVVGQEPIRCAPCPPERLAECPLVDAGCEEVRPEPGCGCCLACALKRGDPCGIYTAPCGSGLRCLPKPGEPRPLHALNRGQAVCTETPEPDQNQNAQTPDHPETNNGATAVNEGSSSLFVPGHGKPFDPRVITAKESMKAKVNAIRRKLVEQGPCHIELQTALDKITKSQQKLGDKLTRFYLPNCDKHGLYKAKQCESSLDGQRGKCWCVSSWNGKKIPGSSDLPTDVECPDELNH comes from the exons ATGAGCGGACTGCTTTTGAATATTTTCTGGGTGGCAGCATTTAGCGCACTCTTATCGGCGCCGGGGCTCCGAGCTTCTCCGGTGGTGGGGCAGGAACCCATTCGCTGCGCTCCGTGCCCCCCGGAACGGCTGGCCGAGTGTCCCTTGGTGGATGCCGGTTGTGAGGAAGTCCGTCCGGAGCCGGGCTGCGGCTGCTGCCTTGCTTGCGCGCTGAAGAGGGGCGACCCGTGCGGCATCTACACTGCGCCCTGCGGCTCGGGGCTCCGCTGCTTACCCAAACCAGGAGAACCCCGACCTCTACACGCGCTCAACCGAGGACAAGCGGTGTGCACTGAGACCCCCGAACCCGATCAGAACCAAAACGCACAGACGCCAG ATCATCCTGAGACTAACAACGGGGCAACGGCGGTGAATGAAGGCAGCTCTTCCCTCTTTGTGCCCGGGCACGGCAAGCCCTTCGACCCGCGGGTCATCACCGCTAAAGAGAGCATGAAGGCCAAAGTCAACGCCATACGCAGAAAACTCGTCGAGCAG GGTCCTTGTCATATTGAACTGCAGACAGCTCTTGATAAGATTACTAAATCACAACAGAAACTGGGAGACAAACTGACCAGATTCTACCTTCCAAATTGTGACAAGCATGGTCTATACAAAGCCAAACAG TGTGAATCGTCTCTGGATGGTCAGAGGGGGAAGTGTTGGTGTGTGTCATCCTGGAATGGGAAGAAAATTCCTGGATCAAGTGACCTGCCAACAGATGTTGAGTGTCCCGATGAACTCAACCACTGA